AGTAAGACCAAGAGTCGAATGCCCTTTTGCCCGAATCTGGAATCCTCTTTGCCTAGACTTAGGTGGGCTCCTACGTTCGCAGCTCGTGGGACCACTTCATTGTACAAGTATAAATTGCTTATCGGCCCATGTGGGGATAGTTCGGAGGTGTGGGGCTCTCAGCTGCATCTAAATTCATCTCTACTGAGCTTCCTTCcgtctcctactgtatgtttcaatGGAATATCACAATATCTGACTGTGTACTATGGTAAGTCATACTGTGGTTTGAACAAATTTTTGCCGGGTCTATGCTAAAATCGAGAGTGAAAGGCAGGCCAACTTAGGAGGTGGGTTCCTATAGGTGACCTCTGTAGGAGGGGGAATTCCCTTCTCAGTTATAGGGCAATAAACAATTAAAGTCCATGGATGGAAAATGAGCTCGTCCTCATCCACAAAATGGTAGTAAATGTAAATGACATTCTAACCTTAAGCTCGGGTAATGTAGTGATTCATGTTTACGGTGGGCCGGTCTCCTGCGCCTGGCCTAAAAAGAAAACCCATTGACATCACCAGGAGTATGAATATGATGTAGCTAATGCAATGTGTTGAAGCTCCTTAAACACATTGGAATCTTAGAAGGGTTGAAACAGTCATTTTGCTGTTCTAAAACATAGCCCAAGTAGCTGCCTTCCAGTAATGTGTAAACCACTCAAAAGGCTACAAGCACACAAACGCATCTGCGGGTTGACTTTCTTCTACTGCCAATCCTTCCCTTCGTATGCGTCGGGCCACCCACCCATCTTATGTGAACAGGAAACGTTTTCCAGGATCAAGTTCTTAACATTGTGCCTCAAACATGACTATTCTAAACACGGGCTGTAATGACCTAAATCTAGCTTACCCAAATGAGAGGTAGGCCTAAAAAGCAGTGTGCGACCACATCAAGACAACTGGATATCCTGTTTATCTCTGCATCTACTATTTCAACGGGGCTGCTGTGCCAAGCACTTTAATCACAGAGATCCTATTCATTACTATTCCAATTATATGATTCACACACCTTCTGATAACAAGGATCTGGATCAGTTATTTGGGAGTCGGTGATTTAAGAATCAGATAATGACCCACTCTGGCCAACCCCTTGTGTACCAGCAGAGTTTTCGGCCATCCCCGTTTGGACAACCGCCTTGACTTGAATACGTCAATAACCAAATGCCTCATACACCACAGTATCTTCTATATACTAGCTCGACATGAAAGGACAATTCCATGCATCCAAACCAAGCCTTGACAGTAGTCACTCGTCAATGAATGTTTAACTCAGATAAACATTCAACTGTAATTCAGATAAACAATGACGATGTACGTCTGAGCGGACATCAGCATCCAAGGCTCGTAATCAAGACAGTTTCAATATCAATGTGTTCCATTCATGTCACTACAGTGACACCTTCACTATGAACAATTTTGCATCCAGCCTTGCAGCATATTTGCATAAATACCAGGCTTTACATGATAACCCATCCAGGCATGCCACAAACAGCAGATCTAGAGTGGTTCATACATACTATTCAGGTGTTTGATCCTGGAGCGTCGGGTCCCTTAATGCGTGGGAGACTTCCTGTATACAAGGAAGTAAAAAGAAGCCAGGTTAATACAACAAAATGGGGCTGTGTAAACATTAAAACGAGTGATATGATATGCTGCGTCGCCTGCACAGGAAACCATAgcatttcctgtgtgtgtgtgtgtttatagtaaAGACCGTGCTCGTTCTTAGATGGTGGGATCAGCTTGTGAAACCACTGGCGGTATCAATGCAAGGCAAAATCACAACTACGGACCTATGACACACAAAATGACTACCTACAAACTGATAATACATTGGTATGCAATTGACTTGTTCTCATGTGCAATGTCAAGGTGCATGCAAACTCCTGATGAGAGCACGTTGGATGATTGATTTAAATGCATTGCAGATCCTTAGCCTAAATTCAATCATGTTTTGAATTGCTCTGGTTGCATGCATAATGAAGATCATTGCATGAATTCCTGTCAGCCACAAGAGTTGACTGGACTAGTTCATACAATATCTTGGCTGTATTACAGAGAAAGTCTTACCTTCAACTTTGAATGGCATAGTTCTTTGTCAAAAAGCACACAATCAATTAAATCTACTGATATTATTGCCAAACCTTTATCATTTGAGAGGTTTATTTATATTCAATTTCTTTTCTCAAAGCATAATGCACAACAATGTGACCACAGAACTAAATAGAACATTAAAAATCTATGAGAAAAACTTTTTCAGAAACGTGTTTTTTGTGCCTTCTAACAAATTGTGACACACCTAAAAAAAAATAACACATTAAACAAATAAAAACCTCATGAACCATTTTTCATAATAATCTTAACTTCACAGGCTATGGAAGATTAACTTGCAGTTTAAGGGCATCATGTCAACCTATTATTTTATGCTCCCATTTGTCCTGCTGAGGTTTGCTTTTTGATGTCGTTTTCTGTTCAAGTGTAGGTGGAGAAGTTTCACAAATGTCTTTTTTAGTGAAGAGTCACGCTGGGGTCCTCTCACATGCTGAAGTGATCGCTCACTGGAGGCTTGGCCACCCAGGAGCCGTAGCCTTGTTGCGCTAAGTAGGACCTCAGCACACTCTTGGCCTCCTGGTAGGGCTTGGCCATCATCTAGAAAACCCGTTAATGGGACATGGGTTATTAATGCTAAACAATGGGACAGGAGACATCACACGTTTGTGAAAGGTAACATCTGAGAGGGTTTGTAATTGATCCTGTCCCACACCCACTCATGGTTTCCTAGTGGAGCTAGTGGGCAGGGCATGAATTCAAATTGAATGGAGCCCAACCGTGGtggggggagacgagaggagcgTTTTTATTACCTTGGCCTCTCTGTAGGACACTGTAGCTAGCAGGTCCCGTCTTGAAGCCTCCTGGGCCACCAGGTTGAAGCGACTCAGCATGGCTGCTTTACACAGGCGACTGGCCAGGGCAGGGCCGCTCTTAAACGGAGACCTGACACACAAATCAACATGGCCGTTGTGAAGAATCAGCCAACAGATCACCTGTAGATTCCCTGGGTTTTCAAGCCAGAATGGGGCCTAATTCATGTCATGAAGTGCATTTTATTTCAGAACATTTGGGGAAAGTCTGACTATGAAATATTCTTACGCCTCCACCGTCTTGCCCTCCAGGCCGTCCACCACCTCCAGGGAGACGTCCCCCTGGCTCCAGTTGATGCCGTGGCTCCACTGGGCGTTGGTGTTTGCTCCACCCTCGGGGCACGCCGTGGGCACCAGGCTGATGTGGGGCCGGTACACGCAGTAGTACATGGGTAGGCGGGGGGTGATGCCGTCCACACGCTGGTTCACCGCAATCTCCATGCCCCGCACGTCACAGCAGCTCACGTCGCCTGCATTTGAGGATGAGGACGATGGCAGAAGCACTCTCCTTCATTCTACACCATTTGAAAGAAATCTATTCTTTGGAATCAGCCCAGAAGGAAAGACTAGGAGAGAATGAGCATTTTTGTTCCAATCCAGCACTACATCACCTGATACAACTTACGTGCTCGATGACCTGATCAGTTAATGCgttaaatcaggtgtgttagtgcagaGATAGAACACAAACGTGCTGTCCACTGGGCTACATACGACTGGAGTTGAGAAACACTGCTTTTCAGACTATTGAGGTGTAACCTATGATTGAGGGACTTGCCTACGAGGATGCTGCTGACGTAGATGGGCTCAGTGAAGTGACTGAGCAGGGCTCCTTGGAAACCCAGCACCTGCCACTGGGTGATCTTGTCACTGGCCGACATGCTAACCACCCTGGAGGCGGCCTGGTCGAAGGTGGGGGAGAAGACTGAGAACACCTTGCCCTCCACCGTCACGTGCAGGCTGATCTGGTTGTTCACCTCCCAGGCTGAGATGGAGAGGGGGTTCAGGCGCCTGAGGGGAGAAAAAGATCAAGGCTGAAGGGACAGACAGGCTGGAAAATATCAACTTGGCTATTAGCTGAGTACTGGTGGGGCATAAGGAGTTTTAGAGTTGCCAGTCACTAACAGATTGGATGGGATCTGGGCGGCTCCTTTGGGCATCTGGTTCATGTACAGGTGGAGCGTGATGTTGCTCTTCAGACTGAGGAGCTTGGTGTTCTTGTCCTGCTGGAACATGGACTTCTCCTCAAGGCTGCGATTCTTACTAAAGAACAGCAACAGGTGCCTGTACAGATAACTGCAAATAAAACATGATTATACAGATATAACTACTACAAACTAATGCATATTTGGTACCCTGAAAGTAATGTGAAATAAGGGAATGTTTGTATGGAATCTTGGTGCTCTAAAGTTTATAGGGAGAACATTGTAGGAGGcagtgaatgaatgaatgaactgttATTGAATATCACTGGGTTGTAGTGAGAGGGGTTGGAAAACATATAACCAGCTTTGTCAGGTTCATTTGTAATTGCCCTTGACTGACTTACGATGTTGTAAATTAAATGATCTAAGCAGTGTTCTCAGGGCATGAAAAAGTTCCAGGAAATACAACAGGAACCACATAAGAACAATGTAAACTTTCTCACAACTATCTTTGCTTCCGTGGATAGAAAGAAAAAAGGGTGTTTTGAAGGGATATTTTTTCACATTCATTAATACACTGATTGAGATAAATGTACCGCATCAGTGATCTCCTTGCTGTTACAACTGCATGGGAGTCGTGAAGAACCCGTCCATTTGGTGTAGCGCTCTCCTTAGTGTTGTAATTCCCTGTTCCAATGGCCACCACTTCACATCCACTGGCTAGATGGATGTTCATGAGCCACGCACAGAGAACACATTTACCGGTAACATTCATAATAGCAACTTAAAATGTGTCTTATATAATTCAaacgtgccttcagaaagtattcggaccccttgacttctcccacattttgttacgttagagccTTGTTCAAAattggattaaataaaataaaaatcctcagaaatctacacacacaatatcctataataaaaaagcaaaaaaaaagtttttttcttaaaacttcttcaggatctgtgggtcccctgcgggacggttgagctaacgtaggctaatgcgattagcatgaggttgtaagtaacaagaacatttcccaggacatagacatgtctgcaGTTGGCAGAAAACTTCAATTCTTCATCTAACTATACTATCTACTACAGtagatattacagtgaaaaatGGCCATGCTATTATATGAGGAGACTGCaaagttttgaacatgaaaagttattactaaacaaattaggcacatttaggCAGTCTTGATAGAAAAtctcagaaatgcaatggttcattagaTCAGTCTACAACTTTGCATATACACTGCTGCCACCTAGTGGCCCAAAATCAaaattgtgcctgggctggaataatacattatagcctttctcttgcatttcaaagattgtACAAAAAAAACGTTGGCTTTtactttgtattatcttttaacAGATCTATTTTGTtatattcctttcacatttccacaaacttcaaagtgtttcctttcaaatggtaccaagaatatgcatatccttgcttcaggcaGGAAGATTTGGGTATTTTATTTTCGGCTAAAATTGGGGAAAAAAATCcatgaagtaaaaaataaaataaaataattaattgTGCATAAGCACAAGCATTAGTATTCGAAATTGTGCTCAGTCGAattctgtttccatttatcatccttgagatgttaatacaactttattggaggcacctgtggtaaattcatttgattggacatgatttggaaagacacacaactgtctatataagatcccaatgttgacagtgcatgtcagagcaaaaaccaagccacgaggtcgaagaaattgtctgtagagcgccgagacaggattgtgtcgaggaaaaGGGTCtgcaccaaaaaatgtctgcagcattgaaagtacCCAataacagtggcctccatcactcttaaatggaagatgtgtTAAACCACCAacaatcttcctagagctggccgtccagacaaactgagcaatcgggggagaa
This DNA window, taken from Oncorhynchus gorbuscha isolate QuinsamMale2020 ecotype Even-year linkage group LG13, OgorEven_v1.0, whole genome shotgun sequence, encodes the following:
- the adad1 gene encoding adenosine deaminase domain-containing protein 1 isoform X2; its protein translation is MAWTRGGSFRGSRGASFAQILKKNICAPPGLAVAYVSPAVSEVNKNLFDPACNTNCGGIRSKSIPQELIDRYKRGETHAVSALYQLSQVLQFQVELKETVTTGNIPGFYFAFCVVIDGVKYKTGMGINKKEARASAAQLALEDLLPTLDGDSLLPEALDGPPPLPVKESQSTGSEIHPRRTIYERQNPINEHVSQAVRELLSKLMDSYPEVSACRSTVAAFITQSPSGCEVVAIGTGNYNTKESATPNGRVLHDSHAVVTARRSLMRKNRSLEEKSMFQQDKNTKLLSLKSNITLHLYMNQMPKGAAQIPSNLRLNPLSISAWEVNNQISLHVTVEGKVFSVFSPTFDQAASRVVSMSASDKITQWQVLGFQGALLSHFTEPIYVSSILVGDVSCCDVRGMEIAVNQRVDGITPRLPMYYCVYRPHISLVPTACPEGGANTNAQWSHGINWSQGDVSLEVVDGLEGKTVEASPFKSGPALASRLCKAAMLSRFNLVAQEASRRDLLATVSYREAKMMAKPYQEAKSVLRSYLAQQGYGSWVAKPPVSDHFSM
- the adad1 gene encoding adenosine deaminase domain-containing protein 1 isoform X1, whose amino-acid sequence is MAWTRGGSFRGSRGASFAQILKKNICAPPGLAVAYVSPAVSEVNKNLFDPACNTNCGGIRSKSIPQELIDRYKRGETHAVSALYQLSQVLQFQVELKETVTTGNIPGFYFAFCVVIDGVKYKTGMGINKKEARASAAQLALEDLLPTLDGDSLLPEALDGPPPLPVKESQSTGSEIHPRRTIYERQNPINEHVSQAVRELLSKLMDSYPEVSACRSTVAAFITQSPSGCEVVAIGTGNYNTKESATPNGRVLHDSHAVVTARRSLMRYLYRHLLLFFSKNRSLEEKSMFQQDKNTKLLSLKSNITLHLYMNQMPKGAAQIPSNLRLNPLSISAWEVNNQISLHVTVEGKVFSVFSPTFDQAASRVVSMSASDKITQWQVLGFQGALLSHFTEPIYVSSILVGDVSCCDVRGMEIAVNQRVDGITPRLPMYYCVYRPHISLVPTACPEGGANTNAQWSHGINWSQGDVSLEVVDGLEGKTVEASPFKSGPALASRLCKAAMLSRFNLVAQEASRRDLLATVSYREAKMMAKPYQEAKSVLRSYLAQQGYGSWVAKPPVSDHFSM